The Sesamum indicum cultivar Zhongzhi No. 13 linkage group LG6, S_indicum_v1.0, whole genome shotgun sequence genome has a segment encoding these proteins:
- the LOC105165549 gene encoding probable receptor-like protein kinase At2g42960, with product MSSESLNAELSKKYGALKLWVLIGICVGAFIILILGILSIWVMFRRKSRRTLDKYSLCQIPNVSKDIRVDRVGDQSTHDHLESYYLTVNDKSSDKNSEKLVHLGRSKSSDADNISQCSSMYHHERAGSSQSGEEGSSGNARRHTSLSYGIAMPSPLIGLPEVSHLGWGHWFTLRDLEIATNRFSAEHVIGEGGYGVVYRGRLVNGTEVAVKKLLNNLGQAEKEFRVEVEAIGHVRHKNLVRLLGYCIEGVHRMLVYEYVNNGNLEQWLHGAMRQHGTLTWEARMKVLLGTAKALAYLHEAIEPKVVHRDIKSSNILIDDEFNAKVSDFGLAKLLGSGESHITTRVMGTFGYVAPEYANTGLLNEKSDIYSFGVLLLEAVTGRDPVDYGRPADEVNLVEWLKMMVGNRRAEEVVDPNLEVKPTTRALKRALLVALRCVDPDSEKRPKMSHVVRMLETDDYPYREDRRSRKSRTMSMDIESTKAGSGGPEMESRIERSGSQKSETTDRN from the exons ATGTCCTCGGAAAGTTTAAATGCTGAATTATCGAAGAAATATGGAGCTCTGAAACTATGGGTTCTTATTGGCATATGCGTGGGTGCATTTATCATTCTGATTTTGGGTATCTTATCAATATGGGTCATGTTTCGAAGGAAGTCTCGAAGGACCTTGGACAAGTACTCTCTTTGCCAAATCCCTAATGTCTCCAAAGATATCAGGGTAGACAGAGTTGGGGACCAAAGTACCCATGATCATCTTGAAAGTTATTACTTGACTGTTAATGATAAATCAAGTGATAAGAACTCGGAGAAGTTAGTTCATTTGGGGAGGAGCAAATCAAGTGATGCTGATAATATCAGCCAATGCAGTTCAATGTATCATCATGAAAGGGCCGGGAGCTCTCAGTCAGGAGAGGAAGGGAGTTCTGGTAATGCCCGGAGACACACTTCATTGTCGTATGGGATTGCGATGCCTTCTCCCTTAATTGGTTTGCCCGAAGTATCTCATCTTGGGTGGGGCCACTGGTTCACACTTAGAGATCTTGAAATTGCAACTAACCGTTTCTCGGCAGAGCATGTTATTGGTGAAGGTGGTTATGGGGTTGTTTATCGAGGAAGATTGGTTAATGGGACAGAGGTAGCAGTTAAGAAGCTTCTTAATAATCT TGGCCAAGCGGAGAAAGAATTTAGGGTTGAAGTAGAGGCGATCGGTCATGTTCGACACAAGAACCTAGTTCGGCTTCTTGGCTATTGCATTGAAGGAGTTCACAG GATGTTGGTGTATGAGTATGTAAACAACGGCAATTTGGAACAGTGGCTTCATGGGGCTATGAGACAACATGGGACCCTAACATGGGAAGCACGGATGAAGGTTCTACTTGGCACTGCAAAGGC ACTTGCTTATTTGCACGAAGCTATAGAACCCAAAGTTGTACATCGCGACATAAAATCAAGTAACATCTTGATTGATGATGAGTTCAATGCAAAAGTTTCTGACTTCGGTTTGGCTAAGCTGTTGGGATCTGGGGAAAGCCATATAACAACGAGAGTGATGGGAACATTTGG TTATGTGGCTCCAGAGTATGCAAATACTGGCTTGTTGAATGAAAAAAGTGACATCTACAGTTTTGGTGTTCTACTACTGGAAGCTGTTACCGGAAGAGATCCAGTGGACTATGGACGTCCAGCCGATGAG GTTAATCTTGTCGAGTGGCTGAAAATGATGGTTGGTAACAGAAGAGCGGAAGAAGTTGTCGACCCGAACCTTGAAGTTAAGCCTACAACTCGCGCCTTGAAACGTGCACTTCTGGTTGCACTTCGTTGTGTGGACCCTGATTCGGAGAAACGCCCCAAAATGAGTCACGTAGTTCGAATGCTGGAAACTGATGATTATCCTTATCGCGAG GACCGGAGGAGTCGGAAAAGCAGGACAATGAGCATGGATATTGAGTCGACAAAGGCCGGTAGCGGGGGGCCTGAGATGGAAAGCAGGATAGAACGATCTGGGAGCCAGAAATCCGAGACAACGGATAGAAACTGA
- the LOC105165550 gene encoding probable WRKY transcription factor 28, with protein sequence MSEPTKDAAAPDHHNMLLSQGFSSFPTTATLDHHLINYNHYSPFMMYHDLQNPSTDQFDRTHHHNPPDHDLCSLFLQASADYITTTPSTPFHLSSNNCSSSEVAVCNTSKNCNNSNTEVVITDIAAENPPTPNSWGSLSSPEAGGVDEDSSSKGKKDLQLKVCEGGDIGKSKKLKAEKTKKKEDKKKQREARFAFMTKSEVDNLEDGYRWRKYGQKAVKNSPFPRSYYKCTSQKCSVKKRIERSHEDPLVVITTYEGQHNHHSPATIRGGAAAAFFTPSLFSPPPPPLPPAFPIFPQVDLFSPSTTTQQYSQQQQPQLPDHHHYSLFPDMLSSFLRNPHDP encoded by the exons ATGTCTGAACCAACCAAAGATGCTGCTGCTCCTGATCATCACAACATGCTGCTTTCACAAGGGTTTTCATCCTTTCCTACAACAGCAACTCTTGATCATCACcttataaattacaaccactACTCCCCCTTCATGATGTACCATGATCTGCAAAACCCTAGTACTGATCAATTTGATCGTACTCATCATCACAACCCTCCTGATCATGATCTCTGCAGCTTGTTCTTGCAAGCCTCAGCAGACTACATTACAACCACTCCCTCGACTCCTTTCCACTTGTCGTCTAACAACTGTTCGTCATCTGAAGTCGCTGTTTGTAATACCAGCAAAAACTGTAACAATTCAAATACTGAAGTTGTTATTACGGATATTGCAGCTGAAAATCCACCGACCCCGAATTCTTGGGGGTCGCTTTCGTCGCCTGAGGCCGGCGGCGTCGATGAGGACTCTTCTTCCAAAGGGAAGAAAGATCTGCAGCTGAAGGTTTGTGAGGGAGGAGATATTGGGAAATCTAAGAAACt GAAAGCTGAGAAGACGAAGAAGAAGGAGGATAAGAAGAAGCAGAGAGAAGCGCGTTTTGCGTTCATGACTAAAAGCGAGGTGGATAATCTTGAAGATGGATACAGATGGAGAAAGTATGGCCAAAAAGCAGTCAAAAACAGCCCTTTTCCCAG GAGTTATTACAAATGCACCAGCCAGAAATGCAGCGTGAAAAAACGCATTGAGAGATCACATGAAGATCCGTTGGTGGTGATCACCACCTACGAAGGCCAACACAACCACCACAGCCCCGCCACCATCCGAGGCGGCGCAGCTGCCGCCTTCTTCACCCCGTCTCTATTCTcgccaccgccaccgccaCTGCCACCGGCATTTCCCATCTTCCCTCAAGTAGACCTCTTTTCCCCCTCAACTACTACTCAACAGTATTCCCAGCAGCAGCAGCCTCAACTTCCTGATCATCATCATTACAGCTTATTCCCTGACATGCTTTCTTCTTTCCTCCGAAACCCTCATGACCCATGA
- the LOC105165551 gene encoding uncharacterized protein LOC105165551: MIVNCGAVLVQWRPFSRMKTVCLASTSATAEQLRQQLDNLHKEADNTRAKANNARLRLMRLSEAVEKLRRQAAVSVQTGKENDARELLFQKKKVMQAMEKLKSRIELFDELAAKLNEAITMKESLLISNMALDLEVSEIKAPTPIRIVSPVEGSQNDTDDSQHLCMNNLEFPEDQELQVFSDSQGDIHAENELTNHEKSFIEKKSTGPDSVQSPRDISTFEEFMDHLDQQLNKIEEELETCVRFSNVLLERKEKPEYSKVQHAIEILEGVRHTRERIAAMKQTK; encoded by the exons atgataGTGAATTGTGGCGCGGTGTTGGTTCAATGGCGACCATTTTCACGCATGAAGACAGTGTGCTTGGCTTCTACATCTGCTACCGCCGAGCAGCTCAGGCAACAGCTTGATAATCTTCACAAGGAGGCGGACAACACAAGAGCCAAAG CCAATAATGCAAGGTTGAGACTCATGCGGTTGTCTGAAGCAGTTGAGAAGCTTAGACGGCAAGCAGCAGTTAGTGTTCAAACcggaaaagaaaatgatgcTAGGGAGTTGCTATTTCAAAAGAAGAAGGTAATGCAGGCGATGGAGAAGTTGAAGAGTCGTATTGAATTGTTTGATGAGCTTGCTGCAAAACTGAATGAG GCAATTACCATGAAGGAAAGTCTACTAATTTCCAACATGGCATTGGATCTTGAAGTCAGTGAGATCAAAGCTCCTACTCCCATTCGAATTGTATCTCCAGTGGAGGGAAGTCAAAATGATACAGATGATAGTCAGCACTTGTGTATGAATAATCTGGAATTTCCAGAGGATCAGGAATTACAAGTTTTTTCAGATAGTCAAGGAGACATCCATGCAGAAAATGAGTTAACAAACCATGAGAAGTCTTTCATCGAAAAGAAGTCTACTGGTCCTGACAGTGTCCAGAGTCCAAGGGATATCTCCACATTCGAGGAGTTCATGGACCACTTGGATCAACAGCtcaacaaaattgaagaagaacTCGAAACATGTGTTAGGTTTTCAAACGTACTTCTGGAAAGGAAGGAAAAACCAGAATACTCAAAGGTGCAACACGCAATAGAAATTCTTGAGGGCGTTCGGCATACTAGAGAAAG AATTGCAGCTATGAAGCAAACAAAATGA